The Anopheles moucheti chromosome 3, idAnoMoucSN_F20_07, whole genome shotgun sequence genome contains the following window.
AAGAAATTATACGACAACACATTTTAGTCTTGGTCTTGAGTCTATATTCTTTAGATTACTAGGCTTTTAGTGATTTTAACTACAatcattttttgttagttaaggtcaatttttgcaaagtttgagCAAGTTTCGGATAGTACAAAATGTGGAGCTAAtcattttatattattgtCCGATCGTTTCTCGATTGTTCGTTGCGTTTCGTGTTTATTCGTACATAAATTGCAGCGAAATTTGTTATACTACATTGCTattgctctttctctctctctctttattttgtgttgcacaaattgtttaaaagcttttcattttcttatccCGCTTTACACGAGAGTCTTACAACTTACAAGCTAAGcaggtttttaatttaatagcATTAAACGCCAATCCTCGCAGCCACATTTGAAATGTAACGCGTATACATTGAATGCATAATAgttgagctgtttttttttgttttgttgttgttttgctaaatTTGTGAAATCATCATCACTGGTCTCATCGCGATTCGCGGTTCGCACCGAATGGAAGCGGAAAGCTTAATTATTATGCAGCCGCGCATAATCTATGTTGCCGACAGATAAGCGCTGTTGTTGACttaaaacacagcaaaatCAAATGTATCTACAACCGTGTGTCGTGTTTGGTTGGTGCGCCTACGGTGCAAAGTTGAACCAGAAATTTGATgtgcatttaattttccatcagttttttttcttcttcgatgCAAATGCCAATCTAGAATATTGGCACTCGCCGCTCACCTTTACAACTTCTCCCCTCCCTCTCCTCTCCCATCATCCCTCCTCTTACCCTGCTCGCCCCCTTAATCCATTTGTCGCTTCCCTTCCCCACATAATCCGGCATGGCAGCAGAATCACTTCGTCATGTTGTTTCTTCAATCACTGGAAAATTCGAACTCCACGAAACATGGAAATTCGAACACACAATTCCCACACTTTCATCGAGGTCCGTCGTTGCTTCATATAGGAGTGCTCACTTGAAATTGCTCACTTGTTGCACTAACTGTGACACGGGTGCTTGCTTTCGCCTCGTTGCACTATTTAACCTTCTTGCGGACACCGCCGTCGGTATAGCAAACGTTGAGTGCCCTGGTAATGCCACTGTACGTCTTCATGTAGAAGTTGATGAACATCGATATGAGCACCACCATGTACGGTGCGTACAGCAGGATGTGGGTACGCGGAATGGCGCAACTACTACGCATCGCGAACATGATATTCACCAGGATGCTGCCAAGCTGTAGCTGGAGGGTGATGGAACAGAAAAGGAGAAATAATGTCATCCGGGAAGCTGGTATCGCTTCGCAAATCAATCGGGCTCAATGAATACTACTTACAATCTGCAGTGCGGTGATGTATCGTTTCAGCTTGCTCAGGGAAAAGGGCACATAGTCCGGTATGACCGCGAGCAGATAGTACGAGTACATGCACATGTGGACCAGCGAATTGACGATGATGGTGTACGTGAGCATGCTTCCTGTGGGTTGAGAGAAGGATTGAAGGCATGTGATCATTGCTATGGAAACTCACCCACCGTATATGCCTACGAACCTCCAACGTATTTGGCGAAGATCCAGGCCAACATATAGGTGAACACATGGTGGTAGACGTGCAGGAAGGAAATCTGGCTGCGCTTCTTGCGCAGCGCAAACAGAACAGTCTCAACCAGCTCCGCCGTTTTGACGCAGTAGTTGAGGTAGGCGGCGTGCAGGAACCCGATCGCGTCCTTGCTGCTCGAGTAGTCGGCCAGCTCGCACGTGTACAGATAGCGGAAGGTCCAGCCGTGCCGTACGAGCTGCCGTATCAGACAGTAGCACACCACCACCTGGAACACGTTGTACGCCAGCATTAGTTTGCGCAGATCGTACGGTTTGCGATCGCGCATGTAGCTGTACGTGAAGCGGCGAAGCAAGCGGGCACGGTTAAGGAAGTCGCTATTTAGGGAGTTCGTCGCTTTGCTATACTTACTGCGGTATCCAGTAGAACACGAGCAGGAAGTAGAGGGAGAGCACCGACACGGGCCATAGCGGACTGTGCAGGAACGGTAGATGAGCCGTACGCTTGTCGCTCAGATCCTCCACCAGAAAGGTGTACCAATGGTCAAACTGTTGCTGCAGTGACTCCCCAATGGTTTCGGTCACATTCGACTCCATATTGAATACCGGCGCGTATCAACACGGGCCAGCTGATTCGAGTACCCAAACCCACACACTGCACAGAAGATCGTTCGATCGTGTACACCCTTGGCTGACGATCAGACGTCGACTAAAGCCTGTGCGCTGTCGGCTGGTGGAACAATGCCCGATATTATTGTTACAGCCAGTGGCTTTGGTGCGTTCGCTTTCCAACGAGCcgacgttgtttttttttctgtatccGTGACGCGTGCGTTCTGCACCCGGGCCACTATGGAAATGGTAGTGGATGCCAATGTTGCTTTCGTTCCACCCTACGCGTCGATGCAACAATCGATCCGTTGTTGCGTAGGAAATGTCATGCAACATGGGGCCTGTCCACATAAATTCGCGGTGCGTGCCGTAGCTCCCGTGTTGAGATTTGGAGGCTTGGACATTTAGCAGCAGGTTTCCCAAAGTTTGTAGAGCTGGATGGACTTGAATGGGCTAATGGGACGTGTGTAAAGGCGCAGAATGCAGTAAAATCAGTaaagaatttatttaaaagttTTTGCTACTTTCCTTACGACTAtcgtaattaaaattattcgtTATTTTGAAAGCCtttatttaccttttcaactttatatttattcaattcCATTCATTATAGTAGACACTGTTCAACAACGTCGGGGATGTTCAAAGTTACAAGTAAAATTTAACATCTTGATTTGTCCGATTCGATCAAGAATTTAATCATTTATCATCATGCATTGGAATTGTATACCATTTACATCATTCTAGACCTCGAAAGGGCACCTGTAACTAATAATTTAGGACAGTGATTTGCGAGCTCAACGAATTGCATCGAAATTCCCACAATATCCACATCTCGATGTACGACTTTCTTTGCGAGATAATTGTTGACTGCCTGGTCCGAAGGCATTGAATATTTAAAACGCTAAACTTTTGGTTACCAATTTGGCATCGGGAATTAACTTAATTGTCCACGCTGGATCAACAACAGAGCCTGCACGTAAGCAAACAGTTCGTGCTCACTTATCTAATGGTTTGGCTTTACACACGCAGGGGCACAAATTTTCTCTATCAAACGTAATCATGTTTAGAATGCACATTATCATTATCCAGTTACGTGTCCGGCTGGTGGCACAAATGTCCACGATAGTCTGGATAGTACTGATGATGCTGTTTACAAACTGGTTCGTAAGCTGGTTTGCGTTAAGCAATAAAATTTCGTTGAGATATAGCAaactatttaattaaaaagataCAATTTTATGCAAAGCCTCAGGGGGCAGTTCatctttttttctaaaaaagaattgtaaacaaatgaaaccaaTACATACACTACTTACTGCTTAATTATGCAGGTGACCAAAGAACGATGACCCTAGAACGTCATTATTACTGTCATTGTGCAATAAAAGATGGCGTGCGTAGTCGTGCAAGTGCCGTCGTCTGCTAAACGCTTTAGTAAAATGTGTGTCTACTAATTGCATTCCTTATTTTTTTGATGCTCAGGAGCACAATAATATtgttatgtattttttgtatgttATTTCTGTGAGAACGGTCAGTCCGTTTACCTATGGTCatgatgcgtttttttgttaattattgCACGATCCACATTGATTGAATTAATATTTGTATACTGTTGATATTCACTCATTTGTATTGACTCTTTCTAGTTTGTCCAATGACTCGAGTTGGGTGACTTAAACTACGTGTTagcaatttattatttattatctctgtccatttatttaacatttaccGAAAAGTAGCTCCTTTTGTGAAGCTAACATTTACAAAATAGAGAAAAGAGCCTCTGTTTCTCAGGAACAGTGCAAATTAAAAGAAACTCTCGATTGAAAAATTTTGGCCAAAACCTGTTGCAAAAATGCGCTAGCGTTGGTCATTACCAGTtgattattatgtttttctaTGGAATGAACAATAACCTCGATTTCTTACCTTGTGCTGCCTATAACTTTTAACTATTACACTATCTAAAAACTATAAGTGTTAAGCATTCAAAGTAAAACGCTCAATAAAGCGTCGAGCATCGTCTTAGTGAAAAACGACGTTGTCTCAGAAGAATGTCTGTATATGATCACATAGGTATGATCTTGTCGAATACGCCTTTTTCGATCGTTACAGTCAGGGGGATCGCCCTCACTGTAGTACAAACACTGTACTTCACTATAGTACTTGGCACTGCAACCTCAAGGAGAGGGGTCTAAAGGCCTGCCAtgtctggctttctttgactttatttaccccgTAGCCGGTCAGTACCGCGTACGGCGGATTGGTTGGGGTGGAATTTTGGATCAtttctgtcgtgtgaagaacgACTCCACTTCACAATATACCATCGAGCCATCCTAACTATATAACACTGGCTAAAGTAATCTTTGTATCTCTATTacgtaaattaaaattttatttatctaaaCAAATCATCTATCTCGTCTTAATAGAAATtctataattaaaataaaccatGACGCCATAAACTCACAAAACCTGGAAATAATGAATcgaaacgaaagagaaaataGCCAAAGCTCGAATAAAGCTCTAGCATGCACATTTTGCTTGCATTGCATATTTGTATGCAATAATTTCTCCGCTACCACAACTTGCACGCAACTTTCCGTCAACTGTTTCAATTTTAACGGCCATTTTGAATTTCTTTTACCTCCTGGTAAAGGACGggaaaaattatattttttatacaaaaaatttaGCTATAAgtattgtttaatgttttttttaaattaaacaatcgaCAACGCTACTCACTGCATCATTTATGGAAAGGCGGAAAGTTACGTCGTTGAGCATAAATTGAAACCATGGAGGATGTTGACAATTTTCTTGTGATTTTATAATTcgattttatatttcattataTGTTGTGTGATATTTTCACAACAAACGGAATAAAAAGTAAGGTATTGTACTTCaattattgattgatttattgtttgatttgGTTATTCGTTGTGTCTAATTTGAAATAGTTTGTGAGCATTTTTCCTCATAACGCGTCTATAAACATCTCTGCATTTATTGAGAGCGTGTGTGGCAACTGCAAGTAGCAATTGAATTATGGTTTAAATTTGCAGCAATTTAATTCATATCACTTTCTATCTACGCACTCGGAAGCTAAGGTTTTTCATCGCAGTGATAAAGACAGGACCATGTCCCCGTAATTGACTCGTGCGATCACGAGCACTAGATTGTAACATGATTTCTTGAtagttttatattatttactaTCTCTaatatgtaacaaaaaatatacaaaaaattaaaacaacaatatAAATAACCCGTCTTCTGATCCTTTGTTGCAGGACTGTTGTCAACAACGTGCCCTTGCTCCCCCTTCATGCCTTGTTAATAATACACAAAAACCttaaaaaacggaaaacaatggCATACGAAACGTTGTACTCGCCCTCCCCGAATTCAATCACATTAGTTAAAGCTTTCCCTCTCGCTAAGGCATTGAAACGATATTTGCCCTTATTGGAGCTTATTCTCCATTCCGAGGCCCTTATTCGCGTGTCTCAACTGGAGTCGGCCCGTGGCTCGTGATGCTAAAATCGATTTATTATTGCACTCCAAGGATTTCGGGCCGCCCGTCCCAGTCAGCGATCCGAATCATGTTGGCGTGTTTCTGCCTATTGCTTCACTTTGCTCGGTTTCGATTTGCTGTACGATTTCTTGTAGAAATCGTAGAACAGATACATCAGGATGAAGATGTTCGGTATGTACATGGCCAGAAACGGTCGGGACACGTTACAGTGCGGATTGAGCCCGAACAGATTGTTCGCCATCATCAGACAGAACTGGATCTGTGGAGCAGCAGAGATATGTAGCGATTAGTGATGGGTCTTGAGCTGGGTTGCGCCATTCGCACCAGTTGAATTTTGgtgatgtattttttgtactttgccacgAGGAATTTGAACAGCGGCACATCGTACGCGGACATGAAGTAGTACGAGTACATGATGATGTGGACGACACAGTTCGCCACGATCGAGAACGTAAGCATGCTTCCTGAAACACGGGACAAGCGAGTGATAAATATTTAGTGGAATGTGACAGTCCTTGTTCAGGCAAATAAATCTTACCTCCAATATATTTGGTGTAGATGTACGCTATCGCAAAGGTGCTTATGTGATGGTACACGTGCAGCACCGACACCTGGTTCTGTTTCTTACGCAGCACAAACAGAACCGTCTCGAGCAGCTCGAACAGTTTGATCATCAGCAGGTACCACGTTGTTTCGACCATCAGCATCGCCTTCGGTTCGTTCGAGTAGTCGGTTTCGACGCATCGGTAGAAAAAGTACGGTCTCCATCCTGCCTTTACTAGCTACAAATAATCAATATCACGGCAGATATGTTCTGTCGATCAGAATACATTTTGCAAGTGTGTTTCGATGTGTGTGCAGTACGTCTTACATTTGTAATGAGGAACACACAGTACACCACCTGGAACAGGTTGTAAAATCCCATGAAAGTCTTCAGCTGGTAAGCCTCCCGATTTCGCATGTACCTGCAAGTGTGAAGGATGGGTTTAGCAAATGGAAGCGATAGAACTGTACGAGTAATTACCTAGGCACGATGTAGTACACCAATGCTAGATAGCAGAGAATGATGCCAATGATTGGAAACGGTGACCCCGCCAGAAACCAGTTTTTTGTTCGCTGATCTGTTGATCATTCAACAAGTGCATCAAAACGCATTGAAAGCATTAAAAAATTGTCCACCTGTTTCTGTTGCTGATTACCATGTACAGGTAGGGTGACCTCAGGCTGTATCTGCCCCACTAGAGAGTCCAAGTCACTTACCGGCATTTTCGTAGATGTAATACTGGTACAGGTCCATCTTGTTGGAGCACTTGGCAACGCTTTATGACATACAAAAAActacttatttcatttataacacacacaccaccttGCCCCCTTTACAGATAACCACCTCCAGCGTTAGTAGCCTTTCTAAGCACAGCAAGTACACACTTGTCCCCAACACTTGTCGTTTACCCGAGAGCTACCTTTGGAGGTAGTTAAGCTGGTgcgaatagaaaaaaaatggcgatgTTTGATAGCGAAGAGTTTACAGCCCCCTGAACTTAAGCAGTTTTCCCAACCCCCCAAAACGTCACACAACTTCTTTTCGGCCGGACGAACTCTCACGGACCTCGGATTCGTCGATGTGTGCTACGATCGTACTGAGGTCCCGCGCCAAGCAGACGCTCGCTTATAAGCGGTTTGTTTTGAAACGGTGGCATTTTCGTTTGGCTTTTGGTTCTCGGCAAAGTGCAAGGCGCCGGTAAGCCGCCTGCCAACGGTGGCTTTGCTTGTCGAAGCGAGCGGGCTGGCTGTCAGAACGCGCTCTCTCGCCTGCTTCTTGTTGCGTCAGATAAacaagttcttttttttttttggttttgttttagagCAAATGGTAATGTTTTTTGGCCGGCAAGCAAACTGTGCCTTGCATCCGAAGGACACACTAGCTTGGGGACTAGAGGTTGCCAAAAATTGTtatataattttcttttctttccctctGTAATTATCGCTATAATTACATCTCACTTACGCACAGAGTTCCAGTGTGTGACGAAAATATCAGTGCTCCTAAAAGGATGCTAAAAAACCAGGCTCTAATTTATGCTAGTGTTGGGAACATGAATAGAAATAACTCCATGAATATTTTCGCTCAGCCGTAACGCACCGGAATAGACTGATTGATTGGGCCGTGCCACGGAACTGCTGTTCCGCACCGCATAACGAACAAACGAATCGTTGACGCGCGGTTTTGCTTAATTACTCCGAAAACTTAATTAGGCATTAATGTACGTCGTATTATGGCAAACTGACAGTACATAGTCGCACCGTGCGTTAGTGAGACGCGTATGTAGCAGGggagctattttttttttccaacagaGCAAGTAAATACGTCACAACGCAATGTACTAAGCCATAAACGACTTACGATAACGACCGTATCGGAATTGTCCAGTGGACGAAGAGAAGGTTACAAATGTGTAACCTTTCGAAGATGATATAACAGatttaaatgttattttacGCAGATATCAGTTCTGATGAATATACCATGCTTCTGTACTTTCAATAAAGAAATGTCATTGCAATGACAATTCTCTACGTTGGATGCAATTATGTGTCACAGTAGGCTcatttcaaaaattaatgtattatggaaaacaaatattccagGACGAAATTTTCAGTGAAATTCGATACTTTGGTGGGACCAACTAGAAAATTGTTATTATGAGTTGTTGTATACAAATTGAGCAATTAAGCATTAATTCTGAGAAAGTTAAGAATTGCTGATAAAATGGTCGTATTTTTCATCATGTCTTTTAAGCGAATTAAGTATATGCAGACGATAAACATGCTGTTAACATAACAATTtctgttttgtctattttctTCATTCCAGTCCAAGGAAAAAATGATGAAAGGTGTGCGGCGCGGCTGTGTACGTCTAAAGGGTGCCATCATCGGCATAGACGACCAGGATGTGAACACATTTACGATCACCGTCGATCACAAAACGTTCCATTTTCAGGTAAGTCCACGGAACTCGCCGGTTACGTGTGGAAGGCTTCATCGTGTGGCTAACGACTTCCTTCCCTGTTGATTTCTCCCCGCcccaacatacacacaaaccgTACAACGTGTCCTGGTTTATTTCGGAATGGCACGAaatcatgcacacacacaccggttctTCACAACTACACACGCGGCGTTACTTcgtgaaaacaaaatcaataataGGCGCGCGATGCAGAGGAACGCGAAAAATGGGTTCGTCGCCTGGAGGACTCGATACTGCGGCATGCAAACCGTAGCAGAGCACTGTGGGATCAGCAGTACAATAACGGCAGCGGCAGCACGAGCGCACAGAGCAGCGCGATGGGTTTTACATCCGGTGGACCGGGCAGTGGCAACGGTGTGGGTGGCGGAACGCCCGGCTCCAGTATCCGGCGCTCAAACAATCTGGTACTGTTCGATCGGAAGGTAACGGAGGCGGACGCGTTTCTACAGCTAATGATTGACCAAACAACGGTAAGTGTTGCACTCTGTCACAATCAATTTGTCAATTTATACATGACTGTCCTTCGATTTGAAAACACAGAAACTGGAGGCGAGATTGGAAACGCTTGGTGAGACGGAGGAAGCAACCCACCTCAAAAATATCAACGAGCACGCCAACGTAAGTGGTACTGAAAGAATTGTTTCACTGCAAAATATATTAATCGGTTCGTCTTTTCTTTTAGGCAATGCTtgataacataaaacattcgATAGTGCTTCTACAGATCGCCAAGGTAAGCTCGGTTCCTTTTTTCCCGGTAAACGCAAAACCGCACAAAACTAAACGATTCGCAATTCGCTTCCGCAGAACACCGCAAACCCGATCAACGGCATCTACCAGGGTCCTATATGCAGTAAGTCCGAAACGGAAACTGAACCCAGCGAGTCCGGTAGGTTTTGTGTGCGAACAATCGGCTAGACTCTGGGTACTTGCTGCCACCGAATTTTAACTCCCAAATCTTT
Protein-coding sequences here:
- the LOC128305117 gene encoding elongation of very long chain fatty acids protein AAEL008004-like, with product MDLYQYYIYENADQRTKNWFLAGSPFPIIGIILCYLALVYYIVPRYMRNREAYQLKTFMGFYNLFQVVYCVFLITNLVKAGWRPYFFYRCVETDYSNEPKAMLMVETTWYLLMIKLFELLETVLFVLRKKQNQVSVLHVYHHISTFAIAYIYTKYIGGSMLTFSIVANCVVHIIMYSYYFMSAYDVPLFKFLVAKYKKYITKIQLIQFCLMMANNLFGLNPHCNVSRPFLAMYIPNIFILMYLFYDFYKKSYSKSKPSKVKQ
- the LOC128305115 gene encoding elongation of very long chain fatty acids protein 4-like, which gives rise to MESNVTETIGESLQQQFDHWYTFLVEDLSDKRTAHLPFLHSPLWPVSVLSLYFLLVFYWIPHYMRDRKPYDLRKLMLAYNVFQVVVCYCLIRQLVRHGWTFRYLYTCELADYSSSKDAIGFLHAAYLNYCVKTAELVETVLFALRKKRSQISFLHVYHHVFTYMLAWIFAKYVGGSMLTYTIIVNSLVHMCMYSYYLLAVIPDYVPFSLSKLKRYITALQILQLGSILVNIMFAMRSSCAIPRTHILLYAPYMVVLISMFINFYMKTYSGITRALNVCYTDGGVRKKVK